From Candoia aspera isolate rCanAsp1 chromosome 8, rCanAsp1.hap2, whole genome shotgun sequence, a single genomic window includes:
- the LOC134501791 gene encoding broad substrate specificity ATP-binding cassette transporter ABCG2-like — translation MNVEGNTMTFYNVCYFVKFKTGYLGFRKEVKKNILYNVSGMMKPGLNAILGPTGSGKSSLLDILATRKDPEGLSGDILLDGMILPSHFKCMSGYVVQDDIVMGTLTIRENLMFSAALRLPLSMSKYEKKQRVEQVLKELDLAKVADSKVGTYFTRGVSGGERKRTSIGLELLTNPRVLFLDEPTTGLDASTANAVLLLLKRMSLQGRTIIFSIHQPRYSIFKLFDSLTLLAAGKLLYQGPADNALTYFRNLGFVCEPYNNPADFFLDIINGDSSAVAMSKMTVHNSVIEATEREQETIAVTLAVQFSKCNYYKKMIEELGALSVEQKKQGAMFKGIPYSTPFFHQLKWLSRRTFKNLIGNPQNSTAQIAITTVLGIITGAVFAGVKNDATGIQNRIGALFFLATNQVLNSITTVELFITEKRIFIHEYISGYYRVSAYFFSKIIADMMPMRTLPGIILTSLNYFTIGFKPSVESFFIMMITIIFIAYAASSLALAIATGQNVTSVANLLINICFVFMIVFSGVLVNLTTISPWLLWLEYFSIPRYGLNALQINEFTGLRFCTEHPAGVNVTCVSTSSFTICTGEEYLKMQGIGTTSWDMWQNHVALLCMTFIFLTIAYLKLKFLKKYT, via the exons ATGAATGTAGAAGGGAATACCATGACCTTTTACAATGTTTGCTATTTTGTGAAATTCAAGACGGGTTACCTTGGCTTTCGAAAAGAagttaagaaaaatattttgtacaATGTCAG tggTATGATGAAACCTGGTCTTAATGCAATTTTAGGACCCACTGGCTCTGGCAAATCTTC gctATTGGATATTTTAGCTACAAGGAAAGATCCCGAAGGGCTGTCTGGTGATATTTTGTTAGATGGCATGATCCTGCCATCACATTTTAAATGTATGTCTGGATATGTAGTACAG gaTGACATAGTGATGGGGACCTTGACAATCAGAGAAAATTTAATGTTTTCAGCAGCCCTTCGTCTACCTTTATCTATGAGCAAATATGAAAAGAAGCAGAGAGTTGAGCAGGTTCTCAAGGAATTGGATTTGGCTAAAGTTGCAGATTCTAAG GTTGGCACCTATTTTACTCGTGGAGTTtctgggggggagaggaaaagGACCAGCATTGGATTAGAACTCCTTACTAACCCCAGAGTGTTGTTCTTAGATGAACCAACAACGGGATTGGATGCTAGCACAGCCAATGCTGTCCTGCTGCTCTTAAAAAG GATGTCACTGCAAGGAAGGACAATCATTTTTTCAATCCATCAGCCCCGGTACTCTATTTTCAAGTTGTTTGACAGCCTGACGTTACTTGCTGCTGGAAAGCTTTTATATCAAGGGCCAGCTGACAATGCTCTTACCTATTTCAGAAATCTTG gTTTTGTGTGCGAACCATACAACAACCCTGCTGACTTCTTTCTGGATATCATCAATGGGGATTCATCGGCAGTTGCAATGAGTAAAATGACAGTTCACAATTCAG TTATTGAGGCAACAGAGAGAGAACAGGAGACCATTGCTGTAACGTTAGCAGTACAATTTTCCAAATGCAATTACTACAAAAAAATGATAGAGGAGCTTGGGGCACTGTCTGTGGAGCAGAAAAAACAGGGAGCGATGTTTAAAGGAATTCCATATTCCACTCCTTTTTTTCATCAACTCAAGTGGCTGTCCAGACGCACATTTAAAAATTTGATAGGCAATCCACAAAATTCCACAGCCCAG ATAGCTATTACCACTGTTCTGGGAATAATTACTGGAGCTGTTTTTGCTGGAGTTAAAAACGATGCCACTGGCATTCAGAATAG AATTGGCGCTTTGTTCTTCTTGGCAACTAATCAGGTTTTGAACAGTATTACAACAGTTGAACTTTTTATCACGGAAAAAAGGATATTTAT ACATGAATATATAAGTGGCTACTACAGAGTGTCTGCATATTTCTTCTCAAAAATAATAGCTGATATGATGCCCATGAGGACTTTGCCAGGCATCATCCTCACCAGCTTGAATTATTTCACAATAG GTTTCAAGCCATCTGTGGAGTCCTTCTTTATCATGATGATTACTATTATATTCATTGCATATGCAGCTAGTTCTCTTGCTCTGGCAATTGCAACGGGACAAAATGTTACATCAGTTGCAAATCTCCTCATaaatatttgctttgtttttatgatt gttTTTTCTGGTGTGCTGGTAAATCTCACAACCATTTCACCTTGGTTATTGTGGCTGGAGTACTTCAGTATCCCTCGCTATGgcctgaat GCTTTGCAAATCAATGAATTCACTGGACTCCGCTTTTGCACTGAACACCCAGCAGGGGTCAACGTAACATGCGTTTCTACTTCCTCATTTACAAT ATGCACTGGAGAAGAGTATCTGAAAATGCAAGGCATTGGCACAACTTCTTGGGACATGTGGCAGAATCACGTTGCACTTTTATGTATGACATTTATTTTCCTCACAATTGCATACCTGAAATTGAAATTTCTAAAGAAGTATACTTAG